The following are from one region of the Sphingomonas oryzagri genome:
- a CDS encoding radical SAM protein produces the protein MKQHHIFIASTEWGGSTGGINLFNKSLVEALARVVGDRVKIHAAVTSGDAGLPVGLAASIEFLDYDGTGISLAKAIEGTLPVTGDRPSLHIFGHDVHTGAHAIEARDLLKRAGYDVRAATVCHMDYSAYEHLKDTDAGAILDKAQRQRDIVCAADDVYAVGPLLCRNFERLRQAEASETRVHQIIPGFPNAFVDRAQGNPSLALKFFFSGRIDPALDRLKNSRLVLRSLVKAYENGSKDPESRWRQRGQFFCYGFQAGSDHRDWYCDDLSEQALKTHFTLHMEDFAGQEPMFRQLRDSHVAIMPSTHEGFGLAGWEALCAGVPLICSEQSGLALFLQNLFARDHDLPSESVVMVRLTEGPDDEATLAGAMHELARAYERRRSHAEKLSDHLREHFSWDDCARSVASAIGLAPIGSVDWTDRQYQGQVATRGSIQAGHDAKEIERALNLAKQGRALSEWSVTCTALNYLSDIAKERNYASLDRARRQIDTIAQGIGKAYASDQAQQPDVRRSGRFDVAWRFMAAASGLQETLGKFETCHPAEMMDEIEQDSFLRRELLHYAMKFSDRFDGVSSNVAYELFSRLAALNRDDHAFQTRFARLESISPPLSSLGIFDPTISPAYREEKARCDKIRAGAFDFNDLLADEGALGPTALALSTIDRSLAGRGIDQLFRAGQEHGYVPPPLKWRGDKLLRAALLAAAIRPRALLDFISALARDEEEALRWAAIDLAFSPTLRARLFQASRAGQVDLSVAQLKAALGGVVDQALEAEGCHPWMQREFLNRFQREHLTPALKTVEERFTLTDFPIGRTLIGAAPGEEDNWRFKDLHPEVRSAARKLRDHVQRIMLVMPPISSGGDAQQVSQTSTPPIGLGMIGSRLLSCGHDVHLLDCHRDPSLVDTVLRAASHCQWVGFNVVLPTMRSVLGMAAQIKRSANPPLVVLGGPAVNARALRSAAVDEEELESWDFEICADGTDGFAALVDATAASRSEFAKGIVPNPRSRHVIATCRSIASDVVLDGNNNPVWHEPVVLDRRIFTTSGAIYEPGQTRAHGAAVEAHVVMSRGCDWNCTFCTERKTQSGGERRRSVEAVGAELIELSRRYPDLRIQFVDDNLLPQIAATDSSERKGRGLDWTGQFLDLLDGISGRKRGRFGWRGIFRVEDFLAYEKEIPDFIARLAASGCRMLAFGVEHGDEEHRRKMKAGASASNSEFKDLFERLARQSIHSKAYLVLGGPKETAATSESTIRFALESGVSIAYFAIYKEFVPALKMLAQEQSADSRIHDQYSRYEQLEIGWDDIFIAASNNPTDPALRALAGHAGFAQLADVTQCLQTYRKLENLGFRFADLVKYSDMHASVGPASHILLRVNFGDQELFRNILASAYLRFYLRPEFVETYKSLLAEGY, from the coding sequence ATGAAGCAGCACCATATCTTCATCGCGAGCACCGAGTGGGGCGGCTCTACCGGGGGCATCAACCTCTTCAACAAATCGCTCGTAGAGGCGTTGGCGCGCGTGGTCGGCGATCGGGTCAAGATCCACGCCGCTGTCACATCCGGCGATGCGGGATTGCCTGTCGGCTTGGCAGCTTCGATCGAGTTCCTCGACTATGACGGGACCGGCATTTCGCTTGCAAAGGCTATCGAAGGGACCCTGCCGGTAACGGGAGATCGGCCGAGCCTCCATATTTTCGGGCACGATGTCCATACCGGCGCCCATGCCATCGAGGCCCGCGATCTGCTGAAGAGAGCGGGCTATGATGTCCGGGCGGCGACCGTCTGCCATATGGACTATTCCGCCTATGAGCATCTGAAGGATACCGATGCCGGAGCGATCCTCGACAAGGCGCAGAGGCAGCGCGACATCGTCTGCGCGGCGGACGATGTCTATGCGGTCGGCCCGTTATTGTGCCGGAATTTTGAACGACTGCGGCAGGCAGAGGCCAGCGAGACACGGGTACACCAGATCATCCCAGGCTTCCCAAACGCATTTGTGGATAGGGCGCAGGGCAATCCGTCCTTGGCACTCAAATTCTTCTTTTCGGGCCGGATCGATCCGGCACTGGATCGCCTGAAAAATAGCCGCCTCGTCCTGCGATCGCTCGTCAAAGCCTATGAAAATGGATCCAAGGACCCGGAATCGCGATGGCGTCAGCGCGGCCAATTCTTTTGCTACGGCTTTCAGGCCGGTTCCGATCATCGCGACTGGTATTGCGACGATCTCTCCGAACAGGCTCTGAAAACGCACTTCACGCTTCATATGGAGGATTTCGCCGGCCAGGAGCCCATGTTTCGCCAGCTTCGTGACAGCCATGTGGCGATCATGCCGTCAACACATGAGGGCTTTGGCCTGGCGGGTTGGGAGGCGCTCTGCGCGGGCGTACCGCTGATCTGCTCCGAACAATCGGGGCTGGCACTGTTCCTGCAGAACCTTTTCGCGCGAGATCATGATCTGCCCAGTGAGTCGGTCGTCATGGTCCGCCTGACCGAGGGGCCGGATGACGAGGCAACACTCGCCGGGGCCATGCACGAGCTTGCGCGCGCCTATGAGCGACGTCGAAGTCATGCGGAAAAACTGTCGGACCATCTCAGGGAGCATTTCTCCTGGGATGATTGTGCGCGTTCTGTAGCCAGCGCGATAGGTCTTGCGCCGATCGGCTCAGTAGATTGGACCGATCGCCAATATCAGGGGCAGGTCGCCACACGTGGCTCGATCCAGGCCGGGCATGACGCCAAGGAGATCGAAAGGGCGCTCAATCTGGCCAAGCAGGGGCGGGCATTGAGCGAATGGAGTGTGACTTGCACCGCGCTCAACTATCTCAGCGACATCGCCAAAGAGCGCAATTATGCCAGTCTCGATCGCGCTCGGCGTCAGATCGACACCATCGCCCAAGGGATCGGCAAGGCCTATGCGAGCGATCAGGCGCAGCAGCCAGATGTCCGCCGATCCGGCCGCTTCGATGTCGCCTGGCGTTTCATGGCCGCTGCGTCGGGCCTCCAGGAGACGCTCGGAAAATTTGAGACGTGCCATCCCGCGGAGATGATGGACGAGATCGAACAAGACAGCTTTCTCCGCCGTGAGTTGCTTCACTACGCGATGAAATTCAGCGATCGGTTCGACGGTGTCTCGAGCAACGTTGCGTACGAGCTGTTTTCAAGGCTGGCCGCCTTGAACCGCGACGATCATGCGTTTCAGACACGCTTCGCGCGTCTGGAGTCGATCTCTCCACCGCTGTCTTCGCTCGGGATTTTCGATCCGACGATCAGTCCGGCCTATCGCGAGGAAAAGGCGCGATGCGACAAGATTCGCGCAGGCGCGTTCGATTTCAACGATCTGCTGGCCGACGAGGGGGCGCTCGGGCCGACTGCGCTGGCACTGTCGACGATCGATAGGAGCCTTGCGGGGCGCGGGATCGACCAGCTATTTCGTGCGGGACAGGAGCATGGCTATGTTCCACCGCCGTTAAAATGGCGGGGCGACAAGCTGCTCAGGGCGGCACTCCTCGCGGCCGCCATCCGCCCGCGTGCACTGCTCGATTTCATCTCGGCTCTCGCTCGCGATGAGGAAGAGGCGTTGCGCTGGGCTGCTATCGATCTCGCTTTCTCGCCCACGCTCCGTGCCCGTCTGTTCCAGGCGAGTCGGGCAGGTCAGGTGGATTTGAGTGTCGCACAGCTCAAGGCCGCCCTTGGCGGGGTCGTCGACCAGGCGCTCGAGGCCGAAGGCTGCCATCCTTGGATGCAAAGAGAGTTTCTTAATCGATTTCAAAGGGAGCATCTCACCCCGGCACTCAAGACTGTCGAAGAGCGCTTCACGCTCACCGATTTCCCGATCGGCCGCACTCTCATTGGCGCGGCGCCCGGGGAGGAGGACAATTGGCGGTTCAAGGACCTCCATCCCGAAGTTCGAAGCGCCGCGCGCAAGCTGCGTGACCATGTCCAGCGGATCATGCTCGTCATGCCCCCGATTTCCAGCGGTGGAGACGCGCAGCAGGTTTCACAAACGTCCACACCCCCAATCGGCCTGGGGATGATCGGCAGCCGGCTGCTTTCTTGCGGACACGATGTTCACCTGCTCGATTGCCATCGCGATCCGTCCCTAGTGGACACGGTGCTGAGAGCAGCATCGCATTGCCAGTGGGTGGGCTTTAACGTCGTGCTGCCGACCATGCGCTCCGTTCTGGGCATGGCTGCGCAGATCAAACGCTCTGCCAATCCGCCGCTTGTCGTCCTGGGTGGACCAGCCGTCAACGCCCGGGCTCTGCGAAGCGCTGCGGTCGACGAAGAAGAGCTTGAGAGCTGGGATTTCGAGATATGCGCGGATGGCACGGACGGTTTCGCGGCGCTCGTCGATGCGACCGCAGCCAGCCGGTCCGAATTCGCGAAAGGTATCGTTCCCAATCCGCGCAGCCGCCATGTGATCGCGACGTGCCGCTCGATTGCTTCCGACGTCGTCCTGGACGGCAACAACAACCCGGTCTGGCACGAGCCCGTCGTCCTGGACCGTCGTATTTTTACGACGTCTGGCGCGATCTACGAACCTGGACAGACCCGGGCGCATGGCGCGGCAGTCGAGGCGCACGTCGTGATGTCGCGAGGTTGCGACTGGAACTGCACCTTCTGCACCGAGCGAAAGACACAGTCGGGCGGCGAACGGCGCCGATCCGTCGAAGCCGTCGGTGCCGAGTTGATCGAATTGTCGCGCCGCTATCCCGACCTCCGCATTCAGTTCGTCGACGATAATCTTCTTCCCCAGATTGCTGCGACGGATTCGTCCGAGCGCAAGGGCAGAGGGCTGGATTGGACGGGCCAATTTCTGGACCTGCTCGACGGTATCAGCGGGCGCAAGCGTGGCCGCTTCGGCTGGCGAGGCATTTTCAGAGTCGAAGATTTCTTGGCCTACGAGAAGGAAATCCCGGATTTTATCGCTCGGCTGGCGGCGAGCGGTTGCCGCATGCTCGCCTTCGGCGTGGAGCATGGCGACGAGGAGCACCGGCGGAAGATGAAGGCCGGGGCGTCGGCCAGCAATTCCGAGTTCAAGGATTTATTCGAGAGACTGGCAAGGCAGTCGATCCATTCCAAGGCCTACCTCGTCCTGGGCGGTCCGAAGGAAACGGCGGCAACTTCGGAAAGCACCATCCGCTTCGCGCTCGAATCGGGAGTTAGCATTGCCTATTTCGCCATCTACAAGGAGTTCGTGCCGGCCCTCAAAATGCTCGCCCAGGAACAGTCCGCGGACAGCCGGATCCATGATCAATATTCGCGTTACGAACAATTGGAGATCGGGTGGGATGACATATTCATCGCCGCATCGAATAATCCGACCGACCCGGCGTTGCGCGCGCTGGCCGGCCATGCCGGCTTCGCCCAACTCGCGGACGTCACGCAATGCCTGCAAACCTATCGCAAACTCGAAAACCTAGGGTTCCGCTTCGCGGACCTGGTCAAGTATAGCGACATGCACGCATCGGTCGGCCCGGCATCGCACATTCTGCTCCGGGTCAATTTTGGCGATCAGGAGCTCTTTCGCAATATCCTCGCCTCGGCCTATCTCCGTTTCTATCTCCGCCCTGAATTCGTCGAGACTTACAAATCCCTTCTGGCCGAGGGCTATTGA
- a CDS encoding XRE family transcriptional regulator, which translates to MMVYAEFLEELDRAGLSVRAFAELTGMNPNSISNYARAGELPTHLALIAVLVGEVRALGGDFRRAMAKVERAPKKPRGGARLGHFGGDRQTNLDLKS; encoded by the coding sequence ATGATGGTCTATGCGGAGTTTCTCGAGGAGCTTGACAGAGCCGGGTTGAGTGTCCGGGCTTTCGCGGAATTGACCGGAATGAACCCCAATTCGATTTCGAACTATGCGCGCGCTGGCGAGCTTCCCACCCATCTGGCGCTGATCGCCGTTCTCGTGGGAGAGGTGCGTGCGCTCGGCGGTGATTTCCGTCGTGCGATGGCGAAGGTCGAGCGCGCGCCCAAGAAACCCAGGGGTGGTGCGCGCCTCGGTCATTTCGGCGGAGACCGGCAGACCAATCTGGACCTCAAGTCATGA
- a CDS encoding HsdM family class I SAM-dependent methyltransferase: MGDIAALLADFGGDPASLRLLDADGPDLLPYATLLTARRNGNAALESVGAVYEWQGAPLIFLVDADDLHDDDHLHRIRRLLAMRGDAPYVGVLGPGRLTVYQIALDSKSPRQARVDWGDETARGMAFARLGNIRPHAAINQRNWISNVVLNLLSGSISSLIAIKGVSDEDAISLVGRALFTRFLADRGLLPASLSADDEGASLFDTRAVAEQTSAWLDLTFNGDLLPLSDRMFARLPERAFAILGDVLRRAPDGQLFLGWQEKWDNLDFAHIPVGVLSQAYELYLRSHAPARQRREGGYYTPRPIADLLVRASFRALERQDSCHKARVLDPAAGAGVFLLTAFRELVAEHWRVEGRRPDTDALRSILYEQITGFDINEAALRFAALGLYLSSIELDPDPQPVDKLGFKDLRGRVLHRICREVDVEGSALGSLGPLVGDEHVGRYDLVVGNPPWASGTQLSDWHLVRAKVRQIAADRKISILSPPLPNEGLDIPFVWRAMEWAKPDGQIAFALHARLLFQQGDGMPEARQALFEALDISSVINGVELRQTRVWPEITAPFCLLLAKNRSPSSSAGFRLISPRIEESLNDAGSMRIDALNAEVVPPFLFAETPDILKILFRGTKADLGLVERIRNRGFLTLEAFWKEAIGTGDRGQMRGSGNGYQRFRDSSRVRKKGDGKPGVDARYLHGRREMTAPTFSRVFTEASALRPFAQDRIHDRRSPELFVGPLVVVHEAPPVLTGRIGVSVSDEDVVFNQSFYGYSPHGFAEAHILVRYLALVLGSELVTWLTLVTSGRFGVEREAIEKATLDRIPIPDFRTLTRSQKGEILALFSALQDDERSWPAVDRWVAELYGLGTRDLQVISDTLRFNLPYASNKRGAQAIPIAEEELRFCETLRAELQPWAERFGSKVDVRRMEQPANSPWHGIEVGVVGPDDRTAVDQQDWAGLLRAADDAAASEIVIRDETGALLIGRLAQRRYWSETQARLLAQRIIWSHVDIFKGPALS, encoded by the coding sequence ATGGGTGATATTGCGGCCTTACTCGCCGACTTTGGCGGCGATCCGGCGAGCCTCAGGCTTCTCGACGCCGACGGGCCGGACCTGCTGCCCTACGCGACGCTTCTGACGGCAAGGCGGAACGGAAACGCTGCGCTCGAAAGCGTGGGCGCCGTCTACGAATGGCAGGGCGCGCCGCTTATCTTCCTCGTGGATGCCGACGATCTTCACGATGACGACCACCTTCACCGGATCAGGCGCCTGCTCGCGATGCGCGGCGACGCACCTTATGTCGGGGTTCTGGGCCCAGGCAGGCTCACGGTTTATCAGATCGCGCTCGACAGCAAGTCTCCTCGCCAGGCGCGGGTGGATTGGGGCGATGAGACGGCTCGCGGCATGGCCTTCGCGCGTCTCGGCAATATTCGCCCGCACGCGGCCATCAATCAGCGTAACTGGATCTCAAACGTCGTCCTCAATCTGCTGTCCGGATCGATCAGCAGTCTGATCGCGATCAAGGGCGTCTCCGACGAGGATGCGATCTCGCTCGTGGGGCGCGCGCTCTTCACCCGCTTCCTGGCGGACAGGGGCTTGCTGCCGGCCAGCCTGTCGGCGGATGATGAGGGCGCTAGCCTGTTCGATACACGCGCGGTTGCCGAACAGACTTCGGCCTGGCTCGATCTGACCTTCAACGGCGATCTCCTGCCGCTCAGCGATCGCATGTTCGCGCGGCTTCCCGAACGTGCGTTCGCGATCCTCGGCGACGTGCTTCGGCGTGCGCCCGACGGTCAGCTATTCCTCGGCTGGCAAGAGAAATGGGACAATCTCGACTTCGCCCATATCCCGGTCGGAGTGCTCAGCCAGGCTTACGAACTTTATCTGCGAAGCCATGCACCGGCCCGCCAAAGGCGGGAGGGTGGCTATTATACGCCGCGGCCGATTGCCGATCTGCTGGTGCGCGCATCGTTTCGCGCGCTGGAACGGCAGGATTCGTGTCACAAGGCCCGGGTCCTCGATCCCGCCGCCGGTGCCGGCGTCTTTCTGCTGACCGCGTTTCGCGAGCTCGTCGCCGAACATTGGCGCGTCGAGGGCAGACGCCCCGATACCGACGCGCTCCGATCGATCCTCTACGAGCAGATCACCGGGTTTGACATCAACGAGGCCGCGTTGCGCTTCGCCGCGCTCGGATTGTATCTGTCGTCGATCGAGCTCGACCCGGACCCGCAGCCCGTCGACAAACTCGGGTTCAAGGATCTGCGCGGCAGGGTGCTCCATCGCATCTGCCGCGAGGTGGACGTCGAAGGTTCAGCACTCGGAAGCTTGGGGCCGCTCGTGGGCGACGAGCATGTCGGCCGCTACGACCTGGTCGTCGGAAACCCTCCATGGGCGAGCGGTACACAGCTTTCTGACTGGCATCTGGTCCGCGCCAAGGTCCGGCAGATCGCGGCCGACAGAAAGATTTCGATACTCTCGCCTCCGCTTCCCAACGAAGGGCTCGACATCCCCTTTGTCTGGCGCGCGATGGAATGGGCGAAGCCTGATGGGCAGATCGCGTTCGCGCTGCACGCGAGACTGCTGTTTCAGCAGGGTGACGGCATGCCGGAAGCGCGCCAGGCCTTGTTCGAGGCCCTCGATATAAGCTCGGTCATCAACGGCGTGGAATTGCGGCAGACGAGAGTTTGGCCCGAAATCACGGCGCCGTTCTGCCTCCTGCTTGCCAAAAACCGATCCCCCAGTTCAAGTGCGGGCTTCCGGCTCATAAGCCCTCGGATCGAGGAGTCGCTGAACGACGCGGGCAGCATGCGGATCGACGCGCTCAATGCTGAGGTCGTACCACCTTTCCTGTTCGCCGAGACGCCCGATATCCTGAAAATCCTGTTCCGCGGGACCAAGGCCGATCTCGGTCTCGTCGAACGCATTCGGAACCGTGGCTTCCTCACGCTCGAGGCCTTTTGGAAGGAAGCGATCGGCACCGGCGACCGCGGACAGATGCGTGGCAGCGGCAATGGCTACCAGAGATTTCGGGACAGCAGCCGGGTCCGGAAGAAGGGCGACGGCAAGCCTGGCGTCGATGCGCGCTATCTGCATGGCCGCCGCGAGATGACGGCACCGACCTTCTCCCGGGTTTTCACCGAGGCGAGCGCGCTTCGTCCCTTTGCGCAAGACCGCATCCATGACCGGCGGTCGCCCGAGCTATTCGTCGGGCCGCTCGTCGTCGTGCATGAGGCGCCGCCCGTTCTGACCGGACGCATCGGAGTGTCGGTGTCGGACGAGGATGTCGTCTTCAACCAGAGCTTCTACGGATATAGCCCGCACGGCTTTGCCGAGGCGCATATCCTCGTCCGCTACCTTGCTCTCGTGCTGGGAAGCGAGCTCGTGACTTGGCTGACGCTTGTGACCAGCGGCCGATTTGGGGTCGAGCGGGAGGCGATCGAGAAGGCGACGCTCGATCGCATTCCGATACCCGATTTCAGAACACTGACGCGGTCGCAAAAGGGCGAAATCCTTGCCCTGTTCTCGGCTTTGCAAGACGACGAGCGATCCTGGCCCGCAGTTGATCGGTGGGTTGCCGAGCTTTACGGTCTTGGTACGCGCGATCTGCAGGTCATTTCCGACACTCTCAGGTTCAATCTGCCCTACGCCTCCAACAAGCGCGGCGCGCAGGCCATTCCGATAGCAGAGGAAGAGTTGCGCTTCTGCGAGACGTTGCGCGCTGAGTTACAGCCTTGGGCCGAAAGGTTCGGCTCGAAGGTCGACGTTCGCCGAATGGAGCAACCGGCCAACTCACCCTGGCACGGCATCGAAGTCGGCGTTGTGGGTCCGGATGACCGCACCGCCGTGGATCAGCAAGATTGGGCTGGACTGCTGCGCGCAGCGGACGATGCAGCGGCATCCGAAATCGTCATACGCGACGAAACGGGCGCTTTGTTGATCGGCCGACTGGCGCAGCGGCGCTACTGGAGCGAAACGCAGGCACGCCTCCTTGCGCAACGCATCATCTGGTCGCATGTCGATATCTTCAAGGGGCCGGCGCTCTCGTGA
- the groL gene encoding chaperonin GroEL (60 kDa chaperone family; promotes refolding of misfolded polypeptides especially under stressful conditions; forms two stacked rings of heptamers to form a barrel-shaped 14mer; ends can be capped by GroES; misfolded proteins enter the barrel where they are refolded when GroES binds) has translation MAAKDVKFASDARDRMLRGVDVLANAVKVTLGPKGRNVVIDKSYGAPRITKDGVTVAKEIELADKFENMGAQMLREVANKQNDKAGDGTTTATVLAQAIVREGAKAVAAGMNPMDLKRGIDLAVGAVVKDLESHARKVSANSEIAQVATISANGDEEVGRILAEAMDKVGNEGVITVEEAKSLATELETVEGMQFDRGYLSPYFITNAEKLKVELDDPYILIHEKKLSNLQALVPLLEKVVQSGRPLLIIAEDVEGEALATLVVNKLRGGLKVAAVKAPGFGDRRKAMLEDIAILTGGNVVSEELGTKLENVTVNMLGRAKKVTIDKDNTTIIDGVGTKADIDARVGQIRQQIDTTTSDYDREKLQERLAKLSGGVAVIRVGGATEVEVKERKDRVDDALHATRAAVEEGVLPGGGIPLLRAIEALDGIKAANDDQQSGIDIVRRALRAPARQIAENAGEDGAYIVGKLLENHDYNWGFNAATGEYQDLVKAGVIDPAKVVRTALQDAASVAALLITTEALVAELPKEEKPAATMPAMDY, from the coding sequence ATGGCTGCCAAGGACGTGAAATTTGCGTCGGACGCGCGTGATCGCATGCTGCGCGGCGTGGATGTGCTGGCCAATGCCGTGAAGGTGACGCTGGGGCCCAAGGGCCGCAACGTCGTGATCGACAAGAGCTATGGCGCGCCGCGCATCACCAAGGATGGCGTGACGGTCGCCAAGGAGATTGAGCTCGCCGACAAGTTCGAGAATATGGGCGCGCAGATGCTGCGCGAGGTCGCCAACAAGCAGAATGACAAGGCCGGCGACGGCACGACCACGGCGACCGTGCTCGCCCAGGCTATCGTGCGCGAAGGCGCCAAGGCGGTCGCGGCTGGCATGAACCCGATGGACCTGAAGCGCGGCATCGACCTTGCCGTCGGCGCCGTCGTCAAGGACCTCGAGAGCCACGCGCGCAAGGTCTCGGCGAACAGCGAGATCGCGCAGGTTGCGACCATCTCGGCCAACGGCGACGAGGAGGTCGGCCGCATCCTGGCGGAGGCGATGGACAAGGTCGGCAACGAGGGCGTGATCACTGTCGAGGAGGCCAAGAGCCTCGCGACCGAGCTCGAGACGGTCGAGGGCATGCAGTTCGACCGCGGCTATCTGTCGCCTTACTTCATCACCAATGCCGAGAAGCTCAAGGTCGAGCTCGACGATCCCTACATTCTGATCCACGAGAAGAAGCTTTCCAACCTGCAGGCGCTCGTGCCGCTGCTCGAGAAGGTCGTGCAGTCGGGCCGTCCGCTGCTGATCATCGCCGAGGATGTCGAGGGCGAGGCGCTCGCCACGCTCGTTGTCAACAAGCTGCGTGGCGGTCTCAAGGTCGCGGCGGTCAAGGCGCCGGGCTTCGGCGATCGTCGCAAGGCGATGCTCGAGGACATCGCCATCCTGACCGGAGGCAATGTCGTCTCCGAGGAACTCGGCACCAAACTCGAGAACGTCACCGTCAATATGCTCGGCCGCGCCAAGAAGGTGACGATCGACAAGGACAACACCACGATCATCGACGGCGTCGGCACGAAGGCGGACATCGATGCCCGTGTCGGCCAGATCCGCCAGCAGATCGACACCACGACCAGCGACTATGATCGCGAGAAGCTGCAGGAGCGGCTCGCCAAGCTTTCCGGCGGCGTCGCGGTGATCCGCGTCGGTGGCGCGACCGAGGTCGAGGTCAAGGAGAGGAAGGATCGCGTCGACGACGCGCTCCATGCGACGCGCGCCGCGGTCGAGGAAGGCGTCCTGCCGGGCGGCGGCATCCCACTGCTGCGCGCCATCGAGGCGCTCGACGGCATCAAGGCCGCCAATGACGACCAGCAGTCGGGGATCGACATCGTCCGACGGGCACTTCGCGCACCCGCGCGCCAGATCGCCGAGAATGCCGGGGAGGATGGCGCCTATATCGTCGGCAAGCTGCTCGAGAACCATGACTATAACTGGGGCTTCAACGCGGCGACCGGCGAGTATCAGGACCTCGTCAAGGCGGGCGTGATCGATCCGGCGAAGGTCGTGCGCACGGCCCTTCAGGATGCGGCGTCGGTCGCGGCGCTGCTGATCACGACCGAGGCACTTGTCGCCGAGCTGCCCAAGGAGGAGAAGCCCGCGGCAACCATGCCCGCGATGGACTATTGA
- the groES gene encoding co-chaperone GroES: protein MHFRPLHDRVLVRRVEAEEKTAGGIIIPDTAKEKPQEGEVVAVGAGARDKDGQLVELAVKAGDRVLFGKWSGSEVRVDGEDLLIMKESDILGIIDNVVPLKQAA from the coding sequence ATGCATTTCCGTCCCCTTCACGATCGCGTGCTCGTGCGCCGGGTCGAGGCCGAGGAGAAGACCGCCGGCGGGATCATCATCCCCGACACCGCCAAAGAGAAGCCCCAGGAAGGCGAGGTGGTCGCAGTCGGCGCCGGTGCGCGCGACAAGGACGGCCAGCTGGTCGAGCTCGCCGTCAAAGCCGGCGACCGGGTGCTGTTCGGCAAATGGTCGGGCAGCGAGGTCCGAGTCGATGGCGAGGATCTGCTCATCATGAAGGAGAGCGACATCCTCGGTATCATCGACAATGTCGTACCCCTGAAGCAGGCTGCCTGA
- a CDS encoding usg protein, translating to MSDRAFIAQLEGYGLTTAEILYHRPYAPSLLQLFVWQEHDLAPDFPVLFDFLDHWRLEIRAALHSVRIAHDRLIWPTEWRAVDGIITIQ from the coding sequence GTGAGCGATCGGGCGTTCATCGCGCAGCTGGAGGGCTATGGGCTCACCACCGCCGAAATCCTTTATCATCGGCCTTATGCGCCCTCGCTCCTCCAGCTGTTCGTCTGGCAGGAACATGATCTGGCGCCCGACTTTCCGGTGCTTTTCGACTTCCTCGATCATTGGCGGCTTGAGATCAGGGCGGCGCTCCATTCGGTGAGGATTGCCCACGACCGGTTGATCTGGCCCACCGAATGGCGAGCCGTGGACGGGATCATCACGATCCAGTGA
- a CDS encoding Hsp20 family protein: protein MRTNFDFTPFRRSTVGFDRLFDLLETGTRANTPTDGYPPFDIVRENEDSYRITLAVAGFAPNEIEIVAQQNQLTVSGNKTDQDEQRQYLHRGIATRTFERRFQLADFIEVGHARFENGLLSIELKRVVPEAMKPRKIEIGGGHPANDRIEAPKAEHRAA from the coding sequence ATGAGGACCAACTTCGACTTCACGCCGTTCCGGCGTTCCACCGTCGGTTTTGACCGGCTCTTCGACCTGCTCGAAACGGGCACGCGCGCCAACACGCCGACCGACGGATATCCGCCATTCGACATCGTGCGGGAAAACGAGGACAGCTACCGCATCACGCTTGCGGTTGCCGGCTTCGCGCCGAACGAGATCGAGATCGTCGCACAGCAGAACCAGCTGACCGTTTCCGGCAACAAGACCGACCAGGACGAACAGCGCCAGTATCTGCATCGCGGCATCGCGACCCGTACCTTCGAGCGTCGCTTCCAGCTCGCCGACTTCATCGAGGTGGGCCATGCCCGCTTCGAGAACGGCCTGCTCTCGATCGAGCTCAAGCGCGTCGTCCCCGAGGCGATGAAGCCGCGCAAGATCGAGATCGGCGGCGGCCATCCCGCCAACGACCGGATCGAGGCGCCGAAGGCCGAACACAGGGCGGCCTGA
- a CDS encoding Hsp20/alpha crystallin family protein: MAIRDLIPWSRQENRLPIPVNGERDVESHPLLSLHREVNRLFDDVFRGFGVPSIASFDRGPGWPQLELAETDKEVRVTAELPGLHEKDIDLQVENGVLTIRGEKKAEVEDKERGYSERSYGRFERRIGLPRGIDRDRASATFRNGVLTVTLPRTEAANENVRRIPIHGAAA, translated from the coding sequence ATGGCTATTCGTGATCTCATTCCCTGGAGCCGGCAGGAAAACCGGCTGCCCATACCCGTGAACGGCGAGCGCGATGTCGAAAGCCATCCGCTGCTGTCGCTGCATCGCGAGGTGAACCGCCTGTTCGACGATGTCTTCCGCGGCTTCGGCGTCCCGTCGATTGCCAGCTTCGACCGCGGGCCCGGCTGGCCGCAGCTCGAGCTTGCCGAGACAGACAAGGAGGTCCGCGTCACCGCCGAGCTGCCCGGCCTCCACGAGAAGGATATCGACCTTCAGGTCGAGAACGGCGTGCTGACGATTCGCGGCGAAAAGAAAGCCGAGGTGGAGGACAAGGAGCGCGGCTATTCGGAGCGTAGCTACGGCCGCTTCGAACGGCGCATCGGCCTGCCCAGGGGCATCGACCGTGACAGGGCGAGCGCGACCTTCAGGAACGGCGTGCTCACTGTGACGCTTCCCAGGACGGAGGCGGCGAACGAGAATGTCCGCCGTATCCCGATCCATGGCGCGGCCGCTTGA